The window AGATTTTTTATCACCAAAAGGCAAAAGGCCCTCGATACGATCTGTGGAGACTAAGGCTTAGGCGAAAACACGTAACAGAATCCGGCAACGCAACCACACCTTGTTGGCAGAAAGCCACCATCAATGGCCTATACAATGTTGCTACGCGTTTTGTTTTTATTACTATTTTCATGGCACAAATTCAAGCGACTTTATTATCCACATTACTCCACCAGTATTTAAATGCTCTTGACAGTGTTAACATTAATGAATTATTATAAAAACTATATACAAATGATATTTTTTTCTTGACATCTATTGATAAATGTAGTTTTATTGATACAAAGTGGATAAAAGTGGCTATATATGGAGAATTTTTAACCATCTCGCAGGGTGATTTATGTTTAGAGGCAGCTCGGTTCATACCATAGATTCCAAAGGAAGGATTATCATTCCGGCACGATTTCGTAACCTGATCAAAGCCGAAAACTCTAACAGTCTCATGGTTTCAAAGCTGGATAAATGCCTGGTGGCCTATCCGATTGAAGAATGGCATAGAGTCGAGTCAAAGATTTTGTCCCTGGCTGAAAAAAGTGACACCATGCGGCGTTTCAGAAGAGTTTTTATCGGCGGCGCTTCTGAATGCCCCTGTGATAAACAGGATAGAATTCTGATACCACCTTTATTAAGACAGTACGCCGATTTCAAAAAGGAAATTACCCTTGTTGGCGTACTTACCCATTTTGAAATCTGGTGCCGGGAACAATGGGAAAAAGAAAATTTGGCTATGGAAAAAGATATGAAAAACGAAGAGGTAAGAAAAGAAATTGCAGGATTAGGACTTTGATTTCATGCAATATCATCATATTCCTGCAATGCCTGTGGAAGTAGCCGGTTACCTTAATTGCAGGCCGGGAAAAACCTATGTAGACTGCACCCTGGGAGGCTGCGGCCATGCGGTGGATATTTGCAAAAGAATTATTCCCGACGGTCTGTTGATAGGCATAGATCAGGATATGGATGCCATTAAAAATGCAAAAATAAAACTGAGGCCGTATGAACACTGTATCCACCTCTTTAATGACAACTTTACAAATCTGAAAACTATTCTTTCACATCTGAATATCTCTTCAGCAGATGGCATTCTGCTCGACCTCGGGCTTTCACTTTATCAACTCGAATCAAGCGGACGCGGGTTCAGTTTCCAAAGGGATGAACCTTTAGATATGCGGATGAATATCCAGTCGGCGATTACTGCTGAAGAAATTATCAACAAATCGAGTGAAGAGCGCCTTAGAAAAATTTTTTCAGATTACGGCGAAGAACACCGTGCAAAACAGATTGCACACAAACTAGTAAAAATAAGAAAACACAAACCGATCAAAACCAGCGAACAACTGGCCGGAATCGTCGCCGGTGCCGCCACCAAAGGAAAACCTGTATATCAAAAAATTCATCCGGCTACCAGAGTCTTTATGGCGCTCAGGATTGCGGTGAACAAAGAATTAGAAAGACTGGAATCGTTCATGGAAAATGTGGCTGATTATTTAAATCCCGGTGGGCGACTATGCGTACTGTCATTTCATTCTCTTGAAGACCGGATAGTAAAACGCAAAATAAAAATCCTTGAAAAAGGATGTATCTGCCCACCACAGTTTCCAAAATGTGTTTGCAACAAAAAAAGTGTGCTGCGCTCTTTGACCAAAAGGGTCATTCGTCCGACTAAAGAAGAAATCGCAAAAAATCCCATGGCCAGAAGTGCGAGGCTAAGAGCGGCAGAAAAAATATAAATTTTACAGAATATTATGGAAAAAGATATTCGTCACATTAAAAATATCAGAACCTGGATAATTTTTTTATTTGTTTTTATCGCACTGCTTCTTATTTACACATGGTGCAGGATTCAGTGTGTCCAGACAGGCTATGAAATATCAAAAGCAGTAAAAATAAATGAACAGCGCATGGCTCGTAATAACAACCTGAAAATCGAACATGCGTGGTTGAAATCTCCGGAGCGTATCGCAACAAAAGCAAAAGAAGAGCTCGGCTTAATCATGCCGACAGCCAAGCAAATAATTGTAATTCCATGAAATCAATCAAAAAAAGACATATAAATTTTCGCCTGGCTTTGGTCATTTTTCTTTTTATAATTTTATTTACTGCCATAGGTGCCAGAGCTGTATATCTGCAAGTTTATTGTGGCCCGTGGCTTGCCCAAAAAGCAGCCGATCAGTATGAAAGATCCTTTGAACTGGCAGGGAACCGCGGAACCATTTACGATACTAACTTTGCCAAGATGGCTGTAAGTAATCTGGCAACCTCCATTGCCGCGTATCCCAAACAAATAAAAAATGCAGGGGAGTCGGCAAAAGTACTTTCACCCATATTGAAGGTGAACAGGAAAATCCTGAAAGAAAAACTTATCAGTGAAAAGCCATTTGTATGGATCAAGCGTCAGTCTTCACCGAATGAAACAAAAGCAGTAAAAAAACTCAAGCTCGAAGGAATCGCTTTTATTCCCGAATACAACCGCTTTTATCCTCTAAAAACACTGGCTGCCCAGGTGATTGGCTTTACCGGTACAGACGGTAATGGCCTGGAAGGAATCGAATTTTATTACGATTCATATTTAAGAG is drawn from Thermodesulfobacteriota bacterium and contains these coding sequences:
- the rsmH gene encoding 16S rRNA (cytosine(1402)-N(4))-methyltransferase RsmH yields the protein MQYHHIPAMPVEVAGYLNCRPGKTYVDCTLGGCGHAVDICKRIIPDGLLIGIDQDMDAIKNAKIKLRPYEHCIHLFNDNFTNLKTILSHLNISSADGILLDLGLSLYQLESSGRGFSFQRDEPLDMRMNIQSAITAEEIINKSSEERLRKIFSDYGEEHRAKQIAHKLVKIRKHKPIKTSEQLAGIVAGAATKGKPVYQKIHPATRVFMALRIAVNKELERLESFMENVADYLNPGGRLCVLSFHSLEDRIVKRKIKILEKGCICPPQFPKCVCNKKSVLRSLTKRVIRPTKEEIAKNPMARSARLRAAEKI
- the ftsL gene encoding cell division protein FtsL → MEKDIRHIKNIRTWIIFLFVFIALLLIYTWCRIQCVQTGYEISKAVKINEQRMARNNNLKIEHAWLKSPERIATKAKEELGLIMPTAKQIIVIP
- the mraZ gene encoding division/cell wall cluster transcriptional repressor MraZ; protein product: MFRGSSVHTIDSKGRIIIPARFRNLIKAENSNSLMVSKLDKCLVAYPIEEWHRVESKILSLAEKSDTMRRFRRVFIGGASECPCDKQDRILIPPLLRQYADFKKEITLVGVLTHFEIWCREQWEKENLAMEKDMKNEEVRKEIAGLGL